From one Marmota flaviventris isolate mMarFla1 chromosome 1, mMarFla1.hap1, whole genome shotgun sequence genomic stretch:
- the Tmem161a gene encoding transmembrane protein 161A isoform X2: protein MHRLAPHCSFARWLLCNGSLFRYKHPSEEELRALAGKQKPRGRKERWTNGLSEDKPLLVPRDAPFQLETCPLTAVDALVLRFFLEYQWFVDFAVYSGGVYLFTEAYYYLLGPAKETNIAVFWCLLTVAFSIKVFLTVTRLYFSAEGGGERSVCFTFAFLFLILSMLVQVVREETLELGLEPGLASMTQNLEPLLEKQGWDWAFPVAKLTIRVGLAVVGSVLGAFLTFPGLRLAQTHRDALTMSEDRPVLQFLLHTSFLSPLFILWLWTKPIARDFLHQAPIGEKPFSLLSDSAFDSMRLWVLVVLCLLRLAVTRPHLQAYLCLAKARVEQLRREAGRIEAREIQRRVVRVYCYVTVVSLQYLTPLILTLNCTLLLKTLGGYSWGLGPVPTLSLAQTPASTVPVSPGEDEAQQTAARIAGAVGGLLTPLFLRGLLTYLIWWTAACQLLASLFGLYFHQQLAGS from the exons GTGGACCAATGGCCTTAGTGAGGATAAGCCATTGTTGGTGCCCCGAGATGCCCCATTCCAGCTGGAGACCTGCCCGCTCACCGCTGTGGATGCTTTAG TCCTGCGCTTCTTCCTGGAGTACCAGTGGTTCGTGGACTTTGCGGTGTACTCCGGCGGCGTGTACCTCTTCACCGAGGCCTACTATTACCTGCTGGGCCCAGCCAAGGAGACCAACATCGCTGTGTTCTGGTGCCTGCTCACTGTGGCCTTCTCCAT CAAGGTGTTCCTGACCGTCACCCGGTTGTACTTCAGTGCCGAGGGTGGTGGCGAGCGCTCTGTCTGCTTCACCTTCGCCTTCCTCTTCCTGATCCTGTCTATGTTGGTGCAGGTGGTCCGGGAGGAGACCCTTGAGCTGGGCCTGGAGCCAG gCCTGGCCAGCATGACCCAGAACCTGGAGCCACTTCTGGAGAAGCAGGGCTGGGACTGGGC GTTCCCTGTAGCCAAGCTGACCATCCGCGTGGGGCTGGCTGTGGTGGGCTCCGTGCTGGGTGCCTTCCTCACCTTCCCCGGCCTGCGGCTGGCCCAGACCCACCGCGATGCCCTGACCATGTCTGAGGATCGGCCCGTGTTGCA GTTCCTTCTGCACACCAGCTTCCTGTCTCCCCTCTTCATCCTGTGGCTCTGGACAAAGCCTATTGCTCGGGACTTCCTGCACCAGGCGCCCATTGGGGAAAAGCCTTTCTCCCT GCTGTCAGACTCGGCCTTTGACTCCATGCGTCTCTGGGTGCTGGTGGTGCTGTGCCTGCTGAGACTGGCTGTCACCCGGCCCCACCTGCAGGCCTACCTGTGCCTGGCCAAGGCCCGCGTGGAGCAGCTGCGGAGAGAGGCTGGCCGTATTGAGGCCCGTGAGATCCAGCGGCGG GTGGTCAGGGTCTACTGCTATGTGACCGTGGTGAGCTTGCAGTACCTGACTCCGCTCATCCTCACCCTCAACTGCACCCTGCTGCTCAAGACCCTGg GTGGCTATTCCTGGGGCCTGGGCCCAGTCCCCACACTGTCGCTTGCCCAGACCCCAGCCAGCACTGTCCCTGTGAGCCCTGGGGAGGACGAGGCCCAGCAGACGGCGGCCCGGATCGCGGGAGCCGTGGGCGGCCTGCTCACCCCGCTCTTCCTCCGCGGCCTTCTGACCTACCTGATCTGGTGGACCGCCGCCTGCCAGCTGCTCGCCAGTCTCTTCGGCCTCTACTTTCACCAGCAGCTGGCGGGCTCCTAG
- the Slc25a42 gene encoding mitochondrial coenzyme A transporter SLC25A42 isoform X1 — protein MAARVSVTEDRVPTVPSRPGMGNGVKEGSVRLREDAEAVLPSPVSSKRDHRQVLSSLLSGALAGALAKTAVAPLDRTKIIFQVSSKRFSAKEAFRLLYFTYLNEGFLSLWRGNSATMVRVVPYAAIQFSAHEEYKRILGHYYGFRGEALPPWPRLLAGALAGTTAASLTYPLDLVRARMAVTPKEMYSNIFHVFIRISREEGLKTLYHGFTPTVLGVIPYAGLSFFTYETLKSLHREYSGRPQPYPFERMVFGACAGLIGQSASYPLDVVRRRMQTAGVTGHPHASILSTLRTIVREEGAVRGLYKGLSMNWLKGPIAVGISFTTFDLMQILLRHLQS, from the exons ATGGCAGCCAGGGTTTCAGTAACTGAG GACCGAGTCCCCACCGTCCCAAGCAGGCCTGGGATGGGTAATGGTGTGAAGGAAGGCTCGGTGCGCCTGCGTGAGGATGCCGAAGCCGTCCTGCCCTCGCCGGTCTCTTCAAAG AGAGACCACAGGCAAGTGCTCAGCTCCCTGCTGTCCGGCGCCCTGGCTGGTGCTCTCGCCAAGACGGCAGTAGCTCCCCTGGACCGAACCAAAATCATCTTCCAAG tgtcTTCAAAAAGATTTTCTGCCAAG GAGGCCTTCCGGCTCCTCTACTTCACCTACCTCAACGAGGGCTTTCTCAGCCTGTGGCGCGGGAACTCGGCCACCATGGTCCGCGTGGTGCCCTACGCTGCCATCCAGTTCAGCGCGCACGAGGAGTACAAGCGCATCCTGGGCCACTACTACGGCTTCCGTGGAGA ggcccTGCCCCCTTGGCCTCGCCTCCTTGCTGGCGCTCTGGCTGGAACCACCGCCGCTTCCCTCACCTACCCCCTGGACCTGGTCCGAGCAAGGATGGCCGTGACTCCCAAGGAAAT GTACAGCAACATCTTTCACGTCTTCATCCGAATCTCGCGAGAAGAGGGGCTGAAGACCCTATACCATGGATTCACACCTACAGTGCTGGGGGTCATCCCCTATGCCGGGCTGAGTTTCTTCACCTATGAGACTCTCAAGAGCCTACACAGAG AGTACAGCGGCCGCCCGCAGCCCTACCCCTTCGAGCGCATGGTGTTCGGGGCCTGTGCGGGCCTCATCGGCCAGTCGGCCTCGTACCCGCTGGACGTGGTGCGGCGGCGCATGCAGACTGCAGGCGTCACCGGCCACCCGCACGCCTCTATCCTGAGCACGCTGCGCACCATCGTGCGGGAGGAGGGCGCCGTGCGCGGCCTCTACAAGGGCCTGAGCATGAACTGGCTCAAGGGCCCCATCGCCGTGGGCATCAGCTTCACCACCTTCGACCTCATGCAGATCCTGCTGCGGCACCTGCAGAGTTAG
- the Slc25a42 gene encoding mitochondrial coenzyme A transporter SLC25A42 isoform X2, whose product MGNGVKEGSVRLREDAEAVLPSPVSSKRDHRQVLSSLLSGALAGALAKTAVAPLDRTKIIFQVSSKRFSAKEAFRLLYFTYLNEGFLSLWRGNSATMVRVVPYAAIQFSAHEEYKRILGHYYGFRGEALPPWPRLLAGALAGTTAASLTYPLDLVRARMAVTPKEMYSNIFHVFIRISREEGLKTLYHGFTPTVLGVIPYAGLSFFTYETLKSLHREYSGRPQPYPFERMVFGACAGLIGQSASYPLDVVRRRMQTAGVTGHPHASILSTLRTIVREEGAVRGLYKGLSMNWLKGPIAVGISFTTFDLMQILLRHLQS is encoded by the exons ATGGGTAATGGTGTGAAGGAAGGCTCGGTGCGCCTGCGTGAGGATGCCGAAGCCGTCCTGCCCTCGCCGGTCTCTTCAAAG AGAGACCACAGGCAAGTGCTCAGCTCCCTGCTGTCCGGCGCCCTGGCTGGTGCTCTCGCCAAGACGGCAGTAGCTCCCCTGGACCGAACCAAAATCATCTTCCAAG tgtcTTCAAAAAGATTTTCTGCCAAG GAGGCCTTCCGGCTCCTCTACTTCACCTACCTCAACGAGGGCTTTCTCAGCCTGTGGCGCGGGAACTCGGCCACCATGGTCCGCGTGGTGCCCTACGCTGCCATCCAGTTCAGCGCGCACGAGGAGTACAAGCGCATCCTGGGCCACTACTACGGCTTCCGTGGAGA ggcccTGCCCCCTTGGCCTCGCCTCCTTGCTGGCGCTCTGGCTGGAACCACCGCCGCTTCCCTCACCTACCCCCTGGACCTGGTCCGAGCAAGGATGGCCGTGACTCCCAAGGAAAT GTACAGCAACATCTTTCACGTCTTCATCCGAATCTCGCGAGAAGAGGGGCTGAAGACCCTATACCATGGATTCACACCTACAGTGCTGGGGGTCATCCCCTATGCCGGGCTGAGTTTCTTCACCTATGAGACTCTCAAGAGCCTACACAGAG AGTACAGCGGCCGCCCGCAGCCCTACCCCTTCGAGCGCATGGTGTTCGGGGCCTGTGCGGGCCTCATCGGCCAGTCGGCCTCGTACCCGCTGGACGTGGTGCGGCGGCGCATGCAGACTGCAGGCGTCACCGGCCACCCGCACGCCTCTATCCTGAGCACGCTGCGCACCATCGTGCGGGAGGAGGGCGCCGTGCGCGGCCTCTACAAGGGCCTGAGCATGAACTGGCTCAAGGGCCCCATCGCCGTGGGCATCAGCTTCACCACCTTCGACCTCATGCAGATCCTGCTGCGGCACCTGCAGAGTTAG